Proteins co-encoded in one Bos taurus isolate L1 Dominette 01449 registration number 42190680 breed Hereford chromosome X, ARS-UCD2.0, whole genome shotgun sequence genomic window:
- the LOC508073 gene encoding melanoma-associated antigen 10-like, whose translation MSLGQKSECCKLEEDLQAPKEAQGLECVQAPMAQKEEATSCPKSTISSSLTPLIPGTTEEVPATGALSAVQSSQGACFSPTATSATPLSQTDENSRSQLEEEPSISQTPPDPESSLSGELNNKVAELMQFLCVKYVTKEPITKAEMLRSVIREHKENFPEIFSKVCECMEVVFGIEVKEVDPTGHSYELVKTLNLTYDGMLSNDGGMPKTGFLILILGMIFMEGNCAPEEKIWKALNTMGVYAGQEDFIYGEPRKLITKDLVEEQYLQYRQVPHSDPPRYEFLWGPRAYAETSKMKVLEFFAKISGTDPTSFLFWYEEALRDERAQARTAPGDDTTGHGQ comes from the coding sequence ATGTCTCTGGGTCAGAAGAGTGAGTGCTGCAAGCTTGAGGAAGACCTTCAGGCCCCAAAAGAGGCACAGGGCCTAGAATGTGTGCAGGCTCCCATGGCTCAGAAGGAAGAGGCCACCTCCTGCCCCAAGTCCACCATCTCCTCTTCCCTTACCCCATTGATCCCTGGAACTACAGAGGAGGTGCCTGCCACTGGGGCACTGAGTGCTGTCCAGAGTTCTCAGGGAGCCTGCTTCTCACCCACTGCCACCTCAGCCACTCCACTGAGTCAAACTGATGAGAATTCCAGAAGCCAATTGGAGGAGGAGCCCAGCATCTCCCAGACTCCACCAGATCCTGAGTCTTCGCTCAGTGGTGAGCTAAACAACAAGGTGGCTGAACTGATGCAGTTCCTGTGTGTCAAATATGTAACAAAGGAACCCATCACAAAAGCAGAAATGCTGAGGAGTGTCATCAGAGAACACAAGGAAAACTTCCCTGAGATCTTCAGCAAAGTCTGTGAGTGCATGGAGGTTGTCTTTGGCATTGAAGTGAAAGAAGTGGACCCCACGGGACACTCCTATGAGCTTGTCAAAACGCTCAACCTCACCTATGATGGGATGCTGAGTAATGATGGGGGAATGCCCAAGACTGGCTTCCTGATACTTATCCTGGGTATGATCTTCATGGAGGGCAACTGTGCCCCTGAGGAGAAAATCTGGAAAGCATTGAATACGATGGGGGTGTATGCTGGGCAGGAGGATTTCATCTATGGGGAGCCCAGGAAACTCATCACCAAAGATTTGGTGGAGGAACAATATCTACAGTATCGGCAGGTGCCTCACAGTGATCCTCCACGCTATGAATTCCTTTGGGGTCCAAGGGCCTATGCTGAAACCAGCAAGATGAAAGTCCTGGAGTTTTTTGCCAAGATCAGTGGGACTGACCCCACTTCCTTCTTATTCTGGTATGAGGAAGCTTTGAGAGATGAGAGAGCCCAGGCCAGAACTGCCCCCGGGGATGATACTACTGGCCATGGCCAGTGA